Part of the Candidatus Methanoperedens sp. genome is shown below.
TCTCAGCACGAGGAACGCTACTGCAAGCAAGCCTGCAATTGCTAAACCTGCCTCAAAGCCAGAGGTCTTTTGAGTCGTCGTTACTGGACCTGGTGTTCCTGCTGTTGTCATTGCTGGTGTCGTCACCATTGGTGTGACTGTCGGTGTACCGGTCATATTGCCTGTTGGCGTACCCGTTGCGCTTACTGTTGGTGTTACTGGTCCCATTCCTGTTGGTGTCGGTGTGGGTGCAATTCCTCCAATCTGGTATTGAACCACTGGGTAGAATCTCACTGTATCGCTGTCTGCTGTTCTGAAATTCATTTCGCCCATCAGGTTAACGGCGGTATCCCTGCTCAGGGTCACTGTGTTATCGGTGTTCTGCAAGATAATCGGCTCGGTAG
Proteins encoded:
- a CDS encoding S-layer protein domain-containing protein, translating into IIEQQNSSSDKKTMTVGDTWDIGGGWTLTANSIDAKASPRQVWLTLSKDGVKKDDNVVQQGQMYTYVEKNIGGESDVPLFVTFIDSVFAGATSDMVQLRYTWAVDTSITELKGGDVYGVFKVQATEPIILQNTDNTVTLSRDTAVNLMGEMNFRTADSDTVRFYPVVQYQIGGIAPTPTPTGMGPVTPTVSATGTPTGNMTGTPTVTPMVTTPAMTTAGTPGPVTTTQKTSGFEAGLAIAGLLAVAFLVLRQRK